Within the Oligoflexia bacterium genome, the region GGGCCTGATCATCGCAAGATTGAAAGGCGTATTGTTCGTCAAGAAATTGCGCTGCTAAAGCTTAAGTATCCAAATCTCAAAGTTCATTTTATTCAGTGTGATACTGAAGCTAGAGAAGTAACTGAGCATCAATTTTTCAATCAGTATTTGGGTGGAGGCACTGACTTGTCTCAGGCCTTTAAGCTGGCTCTTGAAATTTATAATAAGTATCCAACATCAAAATTTAATCGTTTTGCGCAGATGTTTTCCGACGGTGATGATGGTGGCGCATTACACGCCACTATTGAAGCTGGACGAAAGGTTGCTGAAGCAAGTGATTATTTTATGTACGGAAATGTGGTGCCTTATGGCCGACAATCCGGCCAATTATCTCAGGCCTTTGATCTATTAGCTCAAGAAAAACCAGGTATTTATGGCTATGCAGATCTGAATCTAGAAGTTTCATCTGTTTTTGCCGCTATCAAAAAATTCTTTGGTAAGAGATCTGAACCTGGTCGATAAGCCAGTTGTTTTAACTCGCCTTTGATCCTGGAAAAAAGTTTTTCACTTTTTTCGTAATTTTACTAAAGTACTTCCTCACAACTCCGAATAGTAATTTGTCAGGAGAGGAAATCCTGACAAGCGACCCACGGAGCATGATGCTCTACCGCATATAGAGATGCGGTTATTATCAAGGAGGATGTTATGGGTTTACGAGTTAATACCAACGTAGCCTCCATCAATGCGCAACGCAATTTGATGGGGACCAAGCTGTCATTAGACAAGAGCTTGGAAAAACTCTCTTCGGGTTACCGAATCAATCGTGCAGGTGACGATGCCGCGGGACTTGCGATCTCTGAAAGCTTAAAAGCTCAGATTCGTGGTCTTAAGCAAGCATCACGAAATGCACAAGACGGTATCTCTCTCGTACAAGTGGCAGAGGGCGGATTGAACGAAACATCGTCAATCTTAACTCGTCTTCGTGAGTTGGGCGTACAGGCAGCTTCTGATACTATCGGACCTGTTGAACGTCAATTCTTGAACGTGGAATACGATCAGCTCCTTTCGGAGATTCAGCGTATTGCCGACGGTACGGAATTTAATCAAACACAATTATTAAACGGGACGGGTGCTGTGTTCGACATTCAAGTCGGTACACGCAACAATCCCAATATCGATCGCATCGTCTTTGATGCATCAAAAGCTGATTCTACAATTGCAGCTTTGGGTGTTAATTTGACTTCTGTGGCCGATAAGGCGTCTGCACAAAACAGCTTGAGTGCTCTTGACTCTGCAATCATCAGCGTATCTGCGATGAGAGCTGACTTTGGTGCTCTCCAAAATCGTCTCCAATCAACGGTTAACAACTTAGCAGTCGGCAATGAAAATATGAATGCTGCTAATAGCCGAATCAGAGACGTGGATGTAGCTGAAGAGACGTCTGAACTGACTAAGAACAATATCCTGTTGCAAGCAGGCACTAGCGTGCTCGCACAGGCGAATCAATCCAATGCGGTGGCCCTTAGCCTCTTGAAGCAATCATTTGGCTGATTAATTCCATGGTCGAATGAACCTTTGGCTCAGTGGCTAATTTTTCTAATGGCCTCCGTAACTTAAGGTAATGGCACTCGATTAAATTCGAGGCTTGAAGCCGACGTAACTGATCTGTTTCCTGCACCGCTCCGGTGCGCAAGCACCGGAGCACTTTTTGTTTTTCTAATGTTGTTCTCTAAATTTCACACAAAATAAAAATTATCAAAATCTGGACTCAATAATAATTCAAAAAATGTCGATCAGTTAAGTGCAACGCTTTAGGAGCGAAGCCAATTGCTATTTATATACTACGCTCTAAAAATTAACCCAAGGGCATGATGCCCAGAAGGCCAATATAAATTGGAAGGCCGAGAATCAAGGAGGATTCGGATTATGCAAGGAGGATAGACATGGGTTTAAGAATTTCGACTAACGTTGCTTCTATCAATGCGCAACGAAATCTGGGCAATGCTCAGTATGCTCTTCAAAATTCGCAAGCAAGGCTCGCATCAGGCTTTCGTATTAATAAAGCCGCAGACGATGCTGCAGGACTCGCGATTTCGGAGAACTTAAAAGCGCAAATCAGAGGTATGAGGCAAGCGTCACGAAACGCCAATGACGGAATTAGTCTTGTGCAAACAGCAGAGGGTGGACTTCAGGAGATTAGTAATATCCTGATCCGATTTAGAGAATTGGCCATCCAAGCTTCATCAGACACCATTGGAGATAAAGAGCGTGGGTTTTTGGATGTTGAATACCAACAACTCAAGTCAGAGTTACAGAGGATTGCAGAGGTTACACGTTTTAACGGACGCGATCTTCTAAACGGAACTGGCGGGCTCTTTTCAATTCAAGTTGGAGTCTATAACGATGATTTTAAAGACCGCATTACTTTTAATGCGTCTGCTGCTGATGCGACTCTTGAAGCGTTTGGGCTTACAGCTCAATCTTTGGCTACAAAAGAGCAAGCACAGATGTCAATCGCAACAGCTGATGATGCGATTGTTTCTGTCAACGGGATTCGCGCTAACTTCGGCGCTATGCAGAACAGGCTTCAGTCAACCGTCAACAACATTGGCGTGAGCGATGAAAACTTATCTGCAGCGAATTCGCGAGTTCGTGACACTGACGTAGCTTTAGAGACTTCAGAGATGACGAGAAATAATATTCTCCTCCAAGCTGGTGTCTCAGTGCTGAGTCAAGCTAATGCAGTTCAGAACGTGGCTTTGAAACTGTTGCAGTAATGTTTAATAAATGGAGTGAGTGGATAAATTTATCCACTCACTCTTTATAAAGACCAAGGAGGGATTTATGCTTTTATATGCCATGGAATGGGTTCTTCCGGCATCTGTAGTACTTATGTTGGGGGGATTAGCCTCAGTGACGTCTTACACACAGGGCTGGATGTAAACCAAACACACCAAAACAAAAAAAATCCCATGGACACATGTTCATGGGATTTTTATTTTTTAATATGATTATAAAATGCGACTATGCCTAAGAAAAATGCTGAGAAATATCCAAGTATACTGAGGATGGGAATTTCGTAGAATTGAGGACCTTTTCCCATATTAAGTGCCATCGTACTTGCAATAACCAAACTGCCGATGACAAGACCCAAATAAGTGAGTGTTCCGTTTGTTTCAACGGAGCGTTTAAGATCTTCAATTTGCGCAAGGTTGATATCAATGGCAAAATCATTGCTGTTGAGTTTGCGCATAAGTTGTTTAAGTTGACGCGGTAAAGTGTAAAGCAGAGATGTAGAGTCACGTGCTACGGTTGTAAGATCTTTCATGATTCTTTGAGGGTCATATTTTGCTTTAATTATTTCTTGGGCAAATTCCATTGCGTAACTCAAAAGATCAAAGTCTTTTATAATCGTACGGCCCATGCCTTCAACTGTAACGATAGCTTTGAAAAACAGCATTAACTCTGATGGCATAACGATATTGTGTTTTGCTGCAATGGAAGTTGAATCCATTAAGAGTTTTCCAAAGTTCACATTTTTAAAAGTCATTCCGTGATAAGGTGCGATGAGGTCACGCACTTCACGTGTGAATTGATCAAAATTAACTTCATGATTGTACGGAGCAAGATCAATATATTCATAGGTGAGAAGTTCGTAGTTTTCTGTGGCAAGGGCAATAAGCATATTTGCCACAGAGTCTTTAGTTTTTTGAGATACACGACCTACAACGCCAAAATCAACAAGGCCGATTTTATTGTCTGGCAGAATAAATAAATTACCCGCGTGAAGATCACCGTGAAAAATACCATCACGAAATACCATTTTAAAAAAAGCTTTGAGCCCAGAAGCCACAATCTGTTCGCGATTGATCTCAGATTCTTGAAGTTGTTTGTGATCACTTAAGCGAACACCATTGAGTTGCTCCATGACTAAAATACGGGGTGTGCAGTGATCGCTAAAAATTGCTGGAATTTTAATAACAAGATCGTCTTTAAAATTCTGGCCGATACGTCGGATGTTATTTGCTTCAACAACGAAGTTTGTTTCCAGTTCTAACGTTTTAAAAAACTCATCAACTAATGATTGCGGATTAAACGGCCGAGATTCAGGTATGTATTGTTCGATAAGTGCTGCCATGGTGTACAAAACGCCAAGATCATTCTTAATTGTTTCAACAATGCCGGGTCTTTGAACTTTGATGACGACATTTTCACCTGTAACAAGTTTTGCTGAATGCACTTGGGCAATACTTGCGGCAGCTAGTGGGTTTGGATCAATAACAGCGAATACTTTTTCTGGTTGTTTGCCGAAATCTTCTTCAATGATTTTTCGAATTTCTTCAAAAGGAACGGCTGCAACTTGATCATGAAATTTTTTAAACTCTTCGACGAAATCAGCAGGAATAAGATTTGGACGTGTAGCTAGTAGTTGACCGAATTTTACAAAGGTGGGGCCCAGTTCTTCAAAGGCCATGCGCGCTCGCTCAGCGGCGCTTAGGTTTTCCAGTGCCTCGTTTTTTGCGATTTTTCTTAGAATGTATTGGCCCAGCTTCGCTCTTTCCGCGATATTGTGAAAACCGTGTTTCGCGAACACTCCCACTATTTGGCGAAGTCTCCCCGCGTTCTTGATCGTTTGTCCTATTTGTCGGCCTGTTGTTAGTATCGGCATATTTTTGGTCTATCCATTCAAAATCAATTTCTTGTGCTTCTGGATCAGCTCGCAAAACTTTAATTTTTACTGGGTCACCTAAACTGATGACTGTTCCAGTCTTGCGTCCGATGAGTTTTTGTTTCTCTTCATCGTATTGAAACCGATCGCCTTGTAGGGTATCAAGTTTAACTAAACCATCTATATCATATGTTCGCAATTGAACAAAGATACCGAATTTTGCAATGCCTGTAATCATTCCATCAAAGGTTTCGCCTACATAGCGCTGCATAAAGCGGCATTTTTTAATTCCTTTGAGCTCTCTTTCTGCTTTTACAGAGCGTTGCTCGCATGCGGATAAGATGTTCCCGGCCGTTGCCATACGATCTAATTCTTCATCCGCGCCAAGGCCAGAGTGTGTTTTATTGATAATTTTCTTAAGCACTCTATGTACGATCAAGTCAGGATACCGTCTGATGGGTGAGGTGAAATGAGTATAACAATCAAATGCTAAACCAAAATGACCTGCATTTTCTTCAGAATACTGGGCCTGTTTCATTGAACGTAAAATTAAAATACTTAAAATATGCTCTTCAGGTTTATCCCGTACGAACTCAAGCATTTTCATAAGATTTTTTTGTGTCATCCCAGTACCAAAACGAACGCGTAAACCCCAGTTGTGTGCCATTACTTCAAGGTTTTTAAGTGCATCTGCAAAGGGTTCTTCATGAATACGGTAAAGTGAGGGCTTGCCTGATTTTGCAATAAATTTTGCAACAGCAACATTTGCCATCAACATTAATTCTTCAATTAATCGGTGTGCAAATAGTCGATCACCACGAACAACATCTGTGGGAACACCTGTGGCATCAATTAATATTTGTGATTCAGGAATATCAAGATCAAGACTTCCCTCGTGAAATCGCTTCTTCATTAAAATGCGCGCGATATCGGCCATAAGCCTAAGCTCTGGCAGTACATCGAGGTATTTAGGATTATCAAAACCGTTTACCATATCTTCAACTTCGCCGTAAATCAGGCGGTGATGACTCATGAACACAGCTTCGTAAAAATCTGAATCAACAACGTTTCCTGAAAAATCTAATTTCATTTCGGCAACAAGAGCAAGGCGTGGAATGTGCGGGTTAAGTGAGCAAAGGCCGTTTGAGAGTTTTTCTGGAAGCATGGGCACAACCATATCAGGAAAATAAACACTCGTGCCGCGTTCATAAGCATCGCGATCAAGTGGTGTGCCTTCTTTTACGTAATGGCTAACATCAGCAATTGCAACCCAAACACGAAAACCTGAACCGTCTTTTTCAGCGTAAACAGCGTCGTCAAAATCTCGCGCTGTTGCGCCGTCAATTGTTACGAATTTTTTACTGCGAAGATCTTTACGCCCTTGCCAATCACTTTCACTCACTTCATTAGGAATCTGATCTACTTGTTTTAAATTCATGGGCGAAAATTCAACAGGTATATGATGATTGTATAGTACTTGTTTTGTATCAAGGAGTGGGTCACCGTGAGTTCCTAAGATCTCCACTACTTCACCGTTAAAACCTTCAGAAGAATCAGGGTAATCAGAAATTTTAACGACGACTAATTGGCCCTCTTGAGCATTTTTTGTTAACTCTGAGCGAATTTTGAGATCGTGCCCCCAGGCTTTACTATCATCGATGATGACGCCTGAACCTTCAAAGCCAGTTTTATGAAATTTGCCCACAATTTGGGTCATTGCTCGAGAGAGTATCTGTTTAACTTCGCCTGAAAAACGACCGTCATTTTCGCGAAAGCTTTCAGCTTCTACGCGATCACCGCTCATAATGCCTAGCATGGTTTTACGGGGGAGATAGACGTCTACAAGCTCTTTGTCGTCGGGAATGAGAAAGCCAAAGCCATCGGCATTTCTTTTAACGAATCCTGTTACAGTTGAATTTTTGTTGCCACGTCCACGGTGTTTTTTCATTTATCTTTGTTTTAGAATTTTGTATGCCAATTGTCTATGGAAACTCTCACAGTTGTTGCCGCTATAATTGAATATAAGCACCGCTACCTGATCTTAAGGCGGGCTGCCTCTAAAGATAACCCGGGTTTATGGGAGTTTCCAGGGGGGAAGCTACAAAATGGCGAATCACTGCAGCAAGCCATCGAGCGTGAGATTTTTGAGGAATTAAACGTAAAAGCAACGGCTGGCTCCTTGAGGGGCTCATGCGACACCCTCGTTGATAACAAAATAATCCGGCTTATTGGCATTGATGTAGTTATTGAGAATGAACCAACTGAGTTTCGAGATCACTCAGAACTTAAATGGGCAAGTTGGGATGAGTTATCCACTTATCCACTCACATTACCTGATTTGGGCTTACTTC harbors:
- a CDS encoding flagellin; amino-acid sequence: MGLRVNTNVASINAQRNLMGTKLSLDKSLEKLSSGYRINRAGDDAAGLAISESLKAQIRGLKQASRNAQDGISLVQVAEGGLNETSSILTRLRELGVQAASDTIGPVERQFLNVEYDQLLSEIQRIADGTEFNQTQLLNGTGAVFDIQVGTRNNPNIDRIVFDASKADSTIAALGVNLTSVADKASAQNSLSALDSAIISVSAMRADFGALQNRLQSTVNNLAVGNENMNAANSRIRDVDVAEETSELTKNNILLQAGTSVLAQANQSNAVALSLLKQSFG
- a CDS encoding lipopolysaccharide core heptose(II) kinase RfaY, giving the protein MAFEELGPTFVKFGQLLATRPNLIPADFVEEFKKFHDQVAAVPFEEIRKIIEEDFGKQPEKVFAVIDPNPLAAASIAQVHSAKLVTGENVVIKVQRPGIVETIKNDLGVLYTMAALIEQYIPESRPFNPQSLVDEFFKTLELETNFVVEANNIRRIGQNFKDDLVIKIPAIFSDHCTPRILVMEQLNGVRLSDHKQLQESEINREQIVASGLKAFFKMVFRDGIFHGDLHAGNLFILPDNKIGLVDFGVVGRVSQKTKDSVANMLIALATENYELLTYEYIDLAPYNHEVNFDQFTREVRDLIAPYHGMTFKNVNFGKLLMDSTSIAAKHNIVMPSELMLFFKAIVTVEGMGRTIIKDFDLLSYAMEFAQEIIKAKYDPQRIMKDLTTVARDSTSLLYTLPRQLKQLMRKLNSNDFAIDINLAQIEDLKRSVETNGTLTYLGLVIGSLVIASTMALNMGKGPQFYEIPILSILGYFSAFFLGIVAFYNHIKK
- a CDS encoding flagellin, whose translation is MGLRISTNVASINAQRNLGNAQYALQNSQARLASGFRINKAADDAAGLAISENLKAQIRGMRQASRNANDGISLVQTAEGGLQEISNILIRFRELAIQASSDTIGDKERGFLDVEYQQLKSELQRIAEVTRFNGRDLLNGTGGLFSIQVGVYNDDFKDRITFNASAADATLEAFGLTAQSLATKEQAQMSIATADDAIVSVNGIRANFGAMQNRLQSTVNNIGVSDENLSAANSRVRDTDVALETSEMTRNNILLQAGVSVLSQANAVQNVALKLLQ
- a CDS encoding DUF3566 domain-containing protein; the protein is METLTVVAAIIEYKHRYLILRRAASKDNPGLWEFPGGKLQNGESLQQAIEREIFEELNVKATAGSLRGSCDTLVDNKIIRLIGIDVVIENEPTEFRDHSELKWASWDELSTYPLTLPDLGLLQYLQSNGFRESELSKLNVSSCAKFYGIMYAVVGVFMSAFILVTPSSMSGFLSFTQKMIIVGFMPFFNFFIGAVLGVLLAVTYNIFASIFGGLKMRLK
- the rnr gene encoding ribonuclease R, which translates into the protein MKKHRGRGNKNSTVTGFVKRNADGFGFLIPDDKELVDVYLPRKTMLGIMSGDRVEAESFRENDGRFSGEVKQILSRAMTQIVGKFHKTGFEGSGVIIDDSKAWGHDLKIRSELTKNAQEGQLVVVKISDYPDSSEGFNGEVVEILGTHGDPLLDTKQVLYNHHIPVEFSPMNLKQVDQIPNEVSESDWQGRKDLRSKKFVTIDGATARDFDDAVYAEKDGSGFRVWVAIADVSHYVKEGTPLDRDAYERGTSVYFPDMVVPMLPEKLSNGLCSLNPHIPRLALVAEMKLDFSGNVVDSDFYEAVFMSHHRLIYGEVEDMVNGFDNPKYLDVLPELRLMADIARILMKKRFHEGSLDLDIPESQILIDATGVPTDVVRGDRLFAHRLIEELMLMANVAVAKFIAKSGKPSLYRIHEEPFADALKNLEVMAHNWGLRVRFGTGMTQKNLMKMLEFVRDKPEEHILSILILRSMKQAQYSEENAGHFGLAFDCYTHFTSPIRRYPDLIVHRVLKKIINKTHSGLGADEELDRMATAGNILSACEQRSVKAERELKGIKKCRFMQRYVGETFDGMITGIAKFGIFVQLRTYDIDGLVKLDTLQGDRFQYDEEKQKLIGRKTGTVISLGDPVKIKVLRADPEAQEIDFEWIDQKYADTNNRPTNRTNDQERGETSPNSGSVRETRFSQYRGKSEAGPIHSKKNRKKRGTGKPKRR